DNA from Oncorhynchus kisutch isolate 150728-3 unplaced genomic scaffold, Okis_V2 scaffold3809, whole genome shotgun sequence:
tctccccatctctccccccctctctctccatctctcccatctccccccctctctctctccatctctccccatctccccccctctctctctccatctctccccatctcccccccctctctctctccatctctccccatctcccccccccctctctctccatctctccccatctcccccccccctctctctctatctctccctctacagGTGGTCCTGAAGATGATCAAACATTACCAGGAGGAGGGTCAGGGCAGTGAGGTGGTTCAGGGTGTACTACTGGGCCTGGTAGTGGAGGACAGGTTAGAGATCACCAACTGTTTCCCCTTCCCTCAACACACCGAGGACGACGCCGACTTCGACGAAGGTACGTGAGAACACTGGGTTTGTGCTTCGAATTGGAAAACCTACTGctgttctttgtgtgtgtgtgtgtccttcagtgtgtgtgtgtgtgtgctctgaatGTTCAGTGTTTCTCATTATGTCTCCCGTGTGTCAGTCAGTACCTCATCAGAGATCATTCCTCTGACCGGAGCCCCTGCTGCTTTCCTTATCAAACCCTGTTTCTCCGGGCAGCTTGTTGGCACACAGTCCAACTGACTGACAGTCTGTCCAGAGGAAGGGAAAGGTCTCTCCAATCATGTCCCTCATTTCTCTCACTAACAAGCTACGGTCCTGAATTCTGGGTAATAACCCGAGCATGAGAGGTTGCTAAAAGCTCGTTAGTATCAGAGGTCTGGGTGTATGTTAGTGAGCAAATCAGAGGTCTGTTTGTAGTAGTGAATGGAGAACAGTAACTGAGATATCTAGTAGGTCTGTAGTAGTGAATGAAGAACAGTAACTGAGATATCtagtaggtctgtctgtagtagtgAATGGAGAACAGTGACTGAGATATCTAGTAGGTCTGTAGTAGTGAATGGAGAACAGTGACTGAGATATCtagtaggtctgtctgtagtagtgAATGGAGAACAGTGACTGAGATATCTAGTAGGTCTGTAGTAGTGAATGGAGAACAGTAACTGAGATATCTAGTAGGTCTGTAGTAGTGAATGGAGAACAGTGACTCTGAGATCTGGTAGGGCTGTCTGTAGCTGTCTAGGGAGGAATGGCTATATGGTAGTGACTACTAGTGAGTGTATAGCTGTCACCCAGATGGTAGGATTTGTCCTCTGCCTCTCCCCTCAGTTAATAAGTCCCCCTATGGGGTTCCCCTGCAGGAGATCCTGGGATTTCCGTGGCCCGGTTCCCCTTTTTTTAGGTCCGTTccccctgccataaaccctcacTGTCGACTACGTCTCAGTAGGCCACGCCTCCACCAGACCCGTCTCAGTAGGCCACGCCTCCACCAGACCCGTCTCAGTAGGCCACGCCTCCACCAGACCCGTCTCAGTAGGCCACGCCTTCACCAGACCCGTCTCAGTAGGCCACGCCTCCACCAGACCCGTCTCAGTAGGCCACGCCTCCACCAGACCCGTCTCAGTAGGCCACGCCTCCACCAGACCCGTCTCAGTAGGCCACGCCTCCACCAGACCCGTCTCAGTAGGCCACGCCTCCACCAGACCCGTCTCAGTAGGCCACGCCTCCACCAGACCCGTCTCAGTAGGCCACGCCTCCACCAGACCCGTCTCAGTAGGCCACGCCTCCACCAGACCCGTCTCAGTAGGCCACGCCTCCACCAGACCCGTCTCAGTAGGCCACGCCTCCACCAGACCCGTCTCAGTAGGCACGCCTCCACCCAGACCCGTCTCAGTAGGCCACGCCTCCACCAGACCCGTTCTCAGTAGGCCACGCCTCCACCAGACCCGTCTCAGTAGGCCACGCCTCCACCAGACCCGTCTCAGTAGGCCACGCCTCCACCAGACCCGTCTCAGTAGGCCACGCCTCCACCAGACCCGTCTCAGTAGGCCACGCCTCCACCAGACCCGTCTCAGTAGGCCACGCCTCCACCAGACCAGCAACATCAATTCCACCTGCTTTTCAGTCATTTTCATATCAGACACTGGGATGTCATTATTAGCAAAGAAAGGTTTACTCAGGCCTACGGTATGGAGCTGCTTGTCAACACCTGTACATTATTTAAACCTTTGTTTGGTTAAGTACTAATGAATATTGTAATAATGCTGTTCTGTAGTCTAGGTCTATCATATAAAAGTTTAAAACCAGATGAAATCTGTAGCCGCTGAATATCAACTGTTGGGGTGATAAGAGCTCTCAGCTCCTCACAGCTGATTGGTCAGTCATGTGTTCTAAGAAGCCCAGTCTCTGCACGACAGTGACCCATGACCCCAACATATAGTGGTGCCCTGTAGTGTACAAAACCAATTTAAATTACCAGACAGCAGAGAAACAGGCTAAAGTGGTATGGGGCAGTAGAGGCGCTTGAAGATTTGTTTGTTTGTAGCCTTGGCTCTGGGAAAAAATTTgactttaaaataaataaattataaacTCATTTAATGCAATTCTATGTAATTATACATGACTGGAGACTTAACTGATTTTAAAATGTATACTCAAATGATTGGCTGTTTTGACACTGACAAATGGACAATGTGAGATCATTAAAAAACGAcctggtcttgaatccatcaacagtCGAGGTCGAGGTGTGTGGAAGAGAGACACATGGTACAATAAGCTTTCTAGTTTCACCGACTCGCCCAATGATGTGCAGCTCCCTCACAGGCGACGGCCAATGGGCTCGTGCCTAAAGCCCGTGTCTCTTGTTTTCGTTTGGTAAACAACACTGTTCGAGTCAATAGGTCTATTTGGAAGTTTAATAacatattttttttgtagacTACACACAGTCTTTGTCTCAGCAGCTCTCCTAACTGTGCTGTCCTGTGTAACTGTGCTGTCCTGTGTAACTGTGCTGTCCTGTGTAACTGTGCTGTCCTGTGTAACTGTGCTGTCGTGCGTAACTGTGCTGTCGTGCGTAACTGTGCTGTCCTGTGTAACTGTGCTGTCCTGTGTAACTGTGCTGTCGTGCGTAACTGTGCTGTCGTGCGTAACTGTGCTGTCCTGTGTAACTGTGCTGTCCTGTGTAACTGTGCTGTCCTGTGTAACTGTGCTGTCCTGTGTAACTGTGCTGTCCTGTGTAACTGTGCTGTCCTGTGTAACTGTGCTGTCCTGTGTAACTGTGCTGTCGTGCGTAACTGTGCTGTCGTGCGTAACTGTGCTGTCGTGCGTAACTGTGCTGTCGTGCGTAACTGTGCTGTCGTGCGTAACTGTGCTGTCGTGCGTAACTGTGCTGTCGTGCGTAACTGTGCTGTCGTGCGTAACTGTGCTGTCGTGCGTAACTGTGCTGTCGTGCGTAACTGTGCTGTCGTGCGTAACTGTGCTGTCGTGCGTAACTGTGCTGTCGTGCGTAACTGTGCTGTCGTGCGTAACTGTGCTGTCGTGCGTAACTGCTGTGTAACTGTGCTGTGTAACTGTGCTGTCCTGTGTAACTGGACAAggcctgttttttgttgttgttgctgcaatgctgttcactgacagatttgttAAGCGTTACAGACTGTAGGCGATGCCTTGTGATTGGACTAtaacaatccacagctaggctattaaaaaataaataagctaTCGATCCTCCGTGGCTAAATTATAGACCTACTCCTAGTGTAGTATTCTGAATCATTACATTTATTTCTGAACAGACGGCAGTGATTTCTGTGACTTTGGCCAAATGTATTTCAGTTCATCTCCACCTTACTTCTCATGGCTATGATTCTATCAGGAAGTAAATGATGAAGGACCCTTCCTTCCCATGGCTATGATTCTATCAGGAAGTAAATGATGAAGGTCCCTTCCATGACTATGATTCTATCAGGAAGTAAATGATGGACCCTTCCTTCCCATGGTTCTATCAGGAAGTAAATGCTGAAGGACCCTTCCATGGCTGTGATTCTATCAGGAAGTAAATGATGAAGGACCCTTCCTTCCCCATGGCTGTGATTCTATCAGGAAGTAAATGCTGAAGGACCCTTCCATGTCTGTGATTCTATCAGGAAGTAAATGATGAAGGACCCTTCCTTCCCCATGGCTATGATTCTATCAGGAAGTAAATGAAGTTCAACtctagagagatgagaggtgcaGGCTCGTATCTAtcagagcgagggaggagagagatcatTGAAATATCATCTGGTTCTGTGAGAGATTGAGgcgtacttctctctctctctctctgtctctctctccacgaGTTGGTCTACAGGCTACAACGTTGCGCACATCATGAACCCGAGCCGGACCAACCCAAATCAATCATTTGTTGTTCCTTCCACCATGAGACACTTAAGTTCAGTCGGGTCAATGCAGCGCATGTAACAATGTTGATGATAAcgatgctgttttcactttgcatcttaatataaatccactaggTTTCTATAGTGACACTATCAGTTTGTTTCTTACACCTGCAAACATCTAGTTTGTCTTTTTTCTTAGCAATTTGGGACCTAAATcttgttagccgctaatgctaatcgctaggtagctagctaataaatgtactgagtcagagcaaatgtagctagctaataaatgtacagagtcagagcaaacgtagctagctaataaatgtacagagtcagagcaaacgtagctagctaataaatgtacagagtcagagcaaacgtagctagctaataaatgtaccgaGTCAgagcaaatgtagctagctaataaatgtaccgagtcagagcaaacgtagctagctaataaatgtgccgagtcagagcaaacgtagctagctaataaatgtacagagtcagagcaaacgtagctagctaataaatgtaccgagtcagagcaaacgtagctagctaataaatgtaccgagtcagagcaaacgtagctagctaataaatgtaccgagtcagagcaaacgtagctagctaataaatgtaccgagtcagagcaaacgtagctagctaataaatgtaccgagtcagagcaaacgtagctagctaataaatgtaccgagtcagagcaaacgtagctagctaataaatgtaccgagtcagagcaaacgtagctagctaataattgTACCGAGTCAGAGCagacgtagctagctaataaatgtaccgaGTCAGAGCagacgtagctagctaataaatgtaccgaGTCAGAGCagacgtagctagctaataaacgTACCGAGTCAGAGCagacgtagctagctaataaatgtaccgagtcagagcaaacgtagctagctaatacagtctgataataccagtgatggtgtagacctaaatcagcatgttgtttgttcaacagtatcttctaaatcaaagaggaatacaaGAAGCACGAACATGTTAGCgacatgaagtagctaagagagaACATtgaatgtagccaaagattatagggtcccctaggaaacacttatcaacactttggttcctaccctgtcacaataactcctcccctggcattttcattcgttgtcatgtcaaacaacactgtattcaaagtgcccactgtTATTTATATTCtgactatagaattagaataatcatttATATTTCCATGACTTCAACAGTATACCCAACGTGTTTTGATCCAAATCACAAGTTAAATCATTATTGTAACATTTTGGTTCAAAATAAGGTTTTGATTAGTTTGCCCATATCGCGcagccctacgtggcagtgtggaaattatcTCAAAAGagagcaggaaatgcagaaatggatgaaaaatgaaacaaaaatatatatttttttggggggggtgaaaGTTGAATTGGACTGTATAagccaatcagaatggagaaagactaattgacatcacttagtggcaacacatacattctgaGGTCATTCATTACTTATaaaggactacctgacatgatgactccttgctgtccccagtctacctggccatgctgctgctccagtttcaacttccacctgactgtgctgctgctctagtttcaactgttctgccttattattattcgaccatgctggtcatttatgaacattgaacatcttgaccatgttctgttataatctccacccggcacagccagaagaggactggccaccccacatagcctggttcctctctaggtttcttcctaggtattggcctttctagggagtttttcctagccaccgtgcttctacacctgcattgcttgctgtttggggttttaggctgggtttctgtacagcactttgagatatcagctgatgtacgaagggctatataaatacatttgatttgatttgatttgataaagcaAATTTAGACTTTTTTATAATCttaaaaacataaaataccgtCAATTTGTCTAGTTTATTCTGTGATATCATATTTTGTCCGTATCACCCAGTACTGAAGGCGACTGACACGAGTTCTATTTAaagtggactgtgtgtgtgtgtgtgtgtgtgtgtgtgtgtttacgaaTTGTGTAGCTAATATCGAATCTGTTTTTGACGTGGATTCCCTCTTGTTGGTTTAGCAGGGACACGTCTCTCTGCCTAGTTAGTgtcacacagtaaacacacacactgcctgtagtgcactaccctatgagtttctctatggtccctggtctaaagtagtgtactacatagggaatagggccctggtctaaagtagtgcactacatgggaaatagggtcctggtctatagtagtgcactatatatggaatagtggactgggttatggggagggagatggggcagagagagactgggttatggggagggagatggggcagagagagagagagactgggttatggggagggagatggggcagagagagagagagactgggttatggggagggagatggggcagagagagagagagagagagactgggttatggggagggagatggggcagagagagagagagagagactgggttatggggagggagatggggcagagagagagagagactgggttatggggagggagatggggcagagagagagagagagactgggttatggggagggagatggggcagagagagagagactgggttatggggagggagatggggcagagagcgagggggcagagagcgagagagagagactgagttatggggagggagatggggcagagagagagactgggttatggggagtgtcacacagtaaacacacacactgcctgtagtgcactaccctatgagtttctctatggtccctggtctaaagtagtgtactacatagggaatagggccctggtctaaagtagtgcactatatagggaatagggccctggtctaaagtagtgcactatatatagggaatagggccctggtctaaagtagtgcactatatagggaatagggccctggtctaaagtagtgcactacatggagaatagggtgccatttgggacactctGTGTACTCAGACAGGGTATACACACCCTCTGTATAATCTCCAGATGTGGTATTGTTTAAACGTTTCAGACGCGAGGAGTGACTGGAATAAGACTGGGCTCAGATGGGTAGATGGAGACGGGTCCTCAGAGACCACCAGCAGTGAGGAGTGACTGGAATAAGACTGGGCTCAGATGGGTAGATGGAGACCGGTCCTCAGAGACCACCAGCAGTGAGGAGTGACTGGAATAAGACTGGGCTCAGATGGGTAGATGGATACCGGTCCTCAGAGACGACCAGCAAGGAGAATCAGGGTTGAACATTCCTGCCAACTTTCCCCAAATGTAAAGTAGAGGACATTCAGCAGCTCTTGAAGGACAACGGAATTCCATGATGTATTTTATTGTTACAAGTAAACACGCTCATTTGGGCTTTTGGCTTTTCCCCAAATTCCTtgtttttccagaaatcccgaTTGGAGGATATAGCGGCACTAGGGAGAAAGAGACTAGgttatggggagggagatgggacagagagagagagactgggttatggggagggagatggggcagagagagagactgggttatggggagggagatggggcagagagagagagactgggttatggggagggagatggggcagagagagagagactgggttatggggagggagatggggcagagagagagagactgggttatggggagggagatggggcagagagagagagaggactgggttatggggagggagatggggcagagagagagagagactgggttatggggagggagatgggacagagagagaggactgggttatggggagggagatggggcagagagagagactgggttatggggagggagatgggacaaagagagagactgggttatggggagggagatgggcagagagagcgagactgggttatggggagggagatggggcagagagagagagactgggttatggggagggagatggggcagagagagagagactgggttatggggagggagatggggcagagagagagagactgggttatggggagggagatggggcagagagagagagagagagagagagactgggttatgggagggagatggggcagagagagagagagagagagactgggttatggggagggagatggggcagagagagagagagagagagagagactgggttatggggagggagatgggggcagagagagagagactgggttatgggagggagatggggcagagagagaggagactgggttatggggagggagatgggggcagagagagagagagactgggttatggggagggagatggggcagagagagagagagacctgggtttatggggagggagatggggcagagagagagagagactgggttatggggagggagatggggcagagagagagagagactgggttatggggagggagatggggcagagagagagagagagactgggttatggggagggagatggggcagagagagagagagagagagagagactgggttatggggagggagatggggcagagagagagagagagagaggagactgggttatggggaggagatggggcagagagagagagagagactgggttatggggagggagatggggcagagagagagagagactggggttatggggagggagatggggcagagagagagactgggttatggggagggagatgggcagagagagagactgggttatggggagggagatggggcagagagagactgggttatgggggagagatgggcatgagagagagagagactgggttatggggaggagatggggcagaggagagagagagacttgggttatgggagagggagatggggcagagagagagagagagactgggttatggggagggagatggggcaggagagagagagactggttatgggagggagatggggcagagagcgagagagagagagagagactgagttatggggagggagatggggcagagagagagactgggttatggggagggagatggggcagagagagagactgggttatggggagggagatggggcagagagagagactgggttatggggagggagatggggcagagagagagactgggttatggggagggagatggggacagagcgagagagagactgggttatggggagggagatggggcagagagagagagacagattgggttatggggcagagcgagagactgggtgagggggagggagatgggttatggggagggagatggggcagagagagagactgggttatggggcagagagagactgggttagggggagggagatgggttaTGGGGAAGGAAATGGGTTATGGGGAAGGAAATGGGTtacggggagagaggatggggttacggggagagaggatggggttacggggagagaggatggggttacggggagagaggatggggttacggggagagaggatggggttacggggagagaggatggggttacggggagagaggatggggttacggggagagaggatggggttacggggagggagatgggggctCTGACTCCAAGTCAGAGCTCATGGCATTCTAAAGGACGTCTCCTGCAGTTGGAACCCAGCCAGGGAACCCAGTTCCACAGCGTTCCACCCAACCTACCCTCTCTGTAATCTCTACAGAGGTTTAATTAAGGAACGGAAATATTTTAACCAGATTTGAGTAAAGAGagcgacgggggggggggggggactaagagagggggagatggaaagtgtgggagaaagagactgggagagagaggagaatggggagatggagggaacagTGAAATACCCTTTTGGCATTTGTTTTAATTGGCCAAATGAATGACCTTTAAAGGCCCAAATCTAGTTTATGGCACTGCAGTGAAGCCACCCCAAAACAAGGGCAGTATTTATTTGGGGGAGCTGTAATTATGGAGAGGAATACTTAGCGGAGGAACCCTGCTCTTATGGAGGGGCCCCATCTCCTCTGTGGCCCTTAACACGGAGGGGCTCCGTATACTGTTCAGTGTTCTGGATCAAGTTGTTTTTAATACGAGGAGAAACACTGCTCTGTCCCTGACTCCAATgggctgtctcctctctgtcccctctctgtccctgactccAACgggctgtctcctctctgtccctgactccAATGGGCTGTCTCTATCTAAACTCTACACCACTACAGTATAACGTGAGGGTTCTATCTAGAATCTACAGCATAACGTGAGGGTTCTATCTAGAATCTACAGCATAACGTGAGGGTTCTATCTAGAATCTACAGCATAACGTGAGGGTTCTATCTAGCCTCTACAGCATAACGTGAGGGTTCTATCTAGAATCTACAGCATAACGTGAGGGTTCTATCTAGAATCTACAGCATAACGTGAGGGTTCTATCTAGCCTCTACAGCATAACGTGAGGGTTCTATCTAGAATCTACAGCATAACGTGAGGGTTCTATCTAGAATCTACAGCATAACGTGAGGGTTCTATCTAGCCTCTACAGCATAACGTGAGGTTTCAATCTAGAATCTACAGCATAACGTGAGGGTTCTATCTAGAATCTACAGCATAACGTGAGGGTTCTATCTAGCCTCTACACCGCTATAGTATAGTGTGAGGGTTCTATCTAGCCTCtacagttttatttatttatttatttattttacctttatttaaccaggtaggcaagttgagaacaagttctcatttacaattgcgacctggccaagataaagcaaagcagttcgacagataaaacgacacagagttacacatggagtaaaaacaaacatacagtcaataatgcagtataaacaagtctatatacaatgtgagcaaatgaggtgagaagggaggtaaaggcaaaaaaaggccatgatggcaaagtaaatacaatatagcaagtaaaatactggaatggtagttttgcaatggaagaatgtgcaaagtagaaataaaaaaataatggggtgcaaaggagcaaaataaataaataaataaaaattaaatacagttgggaaagaggtagttgtttgggctaaattttaggtgggctatgtacaggtgcagtaatctgtgagctgctctgacagttggtgcttaaagctagtgagggagataagtgtttccagtttcagagatttttgtagttcgttccagtcattggcagcagagaactggaaggagaggcggccaaagaaagaattggtcttgggggtgactagagagatatacctgctggagcgtgtgctacaggtgggagatgctatggtgaccagcgagctgagataaggggggactttacctagcagggtcttgtagatgacatggagccagtgggtttggcgacgagtatgaagcgagggccagccaacgagagcgtacaggtcgcaatggtgggtagtatatggggctttggtgataaaacggattgcactgtgatagactgcatccaatttgttgagtagggtattggaggctattttgtaaatgacatcgccaaagtcgaggattggtaggatggtcagttttacaagggtatgtttggcagcatgagtgaaggatgctttgttgcgaaataggaagccaattctagatttaactttggattggagatgtttgatatgggtctggaaggagagtttacagtctaaccagacacctaagtatttgtagttgtccacgtattctaagtcagagccgtccagagtagtgatgttggacaggcgggtaggtgcaggtagcgatcggttgaagagcatgcatttagttttacttgtatttaagagcaattggaggccacggaaggagagttgtatggc
Protein-coding regions in this window:
- the LOC116371873 gene encoding eukaryotic translation initiation factor 3 subunit H-like yields the protein MATRKETPSTPTAPMASTSPGATLDSPVKQIQIEGLVVLKMIKHYQEEGQGSEVVQGVLLGLVVEDRLEITNCFPFPQHTEDDADFDEGT